CATAGGAGTAAACATACTCTGTGCTATAACGGATTATGGTAGGGTAGCACGTGATGCTGTAGAGGCTGGCACAGACCTCATCATATCTGGGGCAGGTCTTCCCATGAGGCTTCCTGAGTATGTGGAAGGCGCAGATGTGGCGCTCATACCCATAGTTTCTTCCGCAAGAGCCATGAACCTAATATGCAGAACTTGGGAAAAGAGGTACAAAAGACTGCCTGATGCGGTAGTGTTAGAAGGTCCAAAATCTGGGGGACACCAGGGTTTTAAGTACGAAGAGTGTTTTATGGAAGAATACCAGCTTGAAAACCTATTTCCTTCGGTACTGGAAGAAGCTAAAAGGTGGGGTGGTATTCCTGTTATAGTGGCTGGTGGTGTATGGAGCTACAAAGACATACTCTTTTACATAAAGCAAGGCGCAGCTGGTGTTCAGATGGCAACGAGATTTATAGCAACGCACGAATGCGATGCACCGCTTATATACAAAGAAGTTGTACTGAATGCAGAAGAAGAAGACATAATACTCCTTAAGTCTCCGGTGGGCTATCCTCTAAGGGTTATAAGAACTCCTTTTGTAGAAAGGCTGATGGCAGGATACAACGGGTGGAACGGATGCGTTTCTCACTGCATAACCCCTTGCAACAAAGGTGAGGAAGCCAAAAAAGTGGGCTTTTGCATAGCGGACAGACTGGGCGCTGCATGGCTTGGAAATTACGAAGAAGGTATATTCATAAGTGGTGCAAACGGTCACCTTCTCAAAAAGCAGGGCATTATCTCAGTAAAGGAGCTTTTGGAAATGCTCACAGGGAAAAGGCCTGATCCTACAGTGGAGAGTCTAACAGTTAGTGCATGATGGAGAGCATGGGTAAATTCTTAGCGCTCATTGGTGCGGTGCTTCTTCTGATGGGTATTATCATGATGCTCTTTGAAAAACTACCTTTGGGACTTGGCAAACTTCCCGGCGACATAGTCATAAAGAGAGATAACTTTACTTTCTACTTTCCTCTGGCAACTTCTCTGCTTTTGAGTCTTATCCTCACTTTAATACTTAACCTCCTTTTCAGAAAGTGAAAACTCTTCCAAAAAGTTCTTCAAAACCCTCAAGGAGCGTTCTGCTAAAAGCTTTTTTCTAAGAGCTTTATCCTTCACCTTTTCCTCAAGAGGTGGCAAAAGTCCCATAACCGGAGACATGGGCTCAAGCTGTCCTTCCTTGGTCGTTATATAGTTTATGAGAGCACCTATCATAGTCTCCTCAGGAAAACGCAAAAGCCTTTCTCCTCTTAAGAGCCTTCCTGCGTTTATACCTGCAACTATACCCGTCGCTGCAGAAGCAACATAACCTTCAACGCCTGTTATCTGACCCGCAAAGAATATGTTCTCCATTTTCCTCATATCTAAAAAAGGTGTTAAAACCTTGTTGGACTGTATGAATGTGTTTCTGTGCATAGAGCCAAGCCTTACAAAAACAGCATTTCTAAGACACGGTATTAGCCTCAATACTCTCTTCTGCTCCGAATAAGTCATCTGGGTTTGAAAGCCTACCAAAGACAGGAGAGTGCCTTCTTTGTTTTCTTTTCTGAGTTGCACCACCGCAAAAGGAGTTTTGCCATCAGGAGCTTTCAAACCCACCGGCTTCATGGGACCAAAAAGCAAAGTCTTGAAACCCCTTCTTGCGAGTTCCTCTATAGGCATACATCCTTCAAAATACACAGCCTTTTCAAAATCTTTTGGCACTACCTTTTGAGCTTTAAGAAGCTCTTCGTAAAAAACTTTATATTCCTCCTCTGTAAGCGTGCAGTTAAAGTAATCCTCCTCTCCACCTTTGCCGTAGCGCGAGCCCCAAAAGCCTTTTGTAAAATCCACACTTTCTGCTTCCACTATGGGAGATATGGCATCGTAAAAGAATAGATAGTCTTGTCCTATTAGCTCTTTTATGTCTTCTGAGAGCTCCTCGGAGGTAAGAGGTCCCGTTGCTACTATGACTACTTCATCTCTGGGTATCTTCTTGACTTCCTCTCTTATAACCTGTATGTTGGGATGGCTCAAGAGCTTCTGGGTGATGTATTCAGAGAAAATATTCCTGTCAACACCAAGGGCGCTCCCTGCAGGTACATAAGCGTGCCTTCCTGCAGACAAAGTAAGCGATCCCAAAAGTTCCATCTCAGCTTTTAAAAGACCACTTCCTGAAGTTATCTCCATACTGCCAAGTGTGTTGCTACACACAAGCTCGGCAAACTTATCCGTTTTGTGTGCAGGTGTCTGTCTTTTTGGTCTCATTTCATAAAGAACTACTGGGAAGCCTTCCTCAGCTAACCTGTATGCCGCTTCCGAACCCGCAAGACCTGCACCTATTACAATAACTCTTTCCATCAATTTTTATTTTAATTCTATGGTCGTAGTGTCAGAAAAGGAAGTGCTAAAGGGTTATAAGTTATTGTAAGGAGGTAAACCATGATATGGTTATTGATAATAGGTGTCATAGGACTGTTCTTAACCCCTTATCGCCACAGAAAACATACACAGCAAGATGATTGCAATATAGACAGTTTTATGTATGACTCTTCTTGTCCTTTGGATCATCATTTTTACCACGAAAACAATCCGTGGGTGGATGATTGCGACATATCAAGGTCCATGTACGACCCTTCTTGTCCCATGTACTGGATTTTTAACCACACGGATTTCTCCTCTTGGGATTGAATTGATTACAAGCTTTCCTTTGCTGTTTATAATATTCTCATGGGAAGATACATAAAGATGGCTGAATCACCAACGGAAGGACACCCAGACAAGCTTGCGGACCTTATTGCTGATGCTCTTCTTGACGAATTTCTCAAAAAAGACCCATACAGCAGAGTGTCCTTAGAAATTCTTCTTATCTCCGGTATGACTTTTGTATCGGGGCATGTATCCACAGAAAGTTATGTGGACATTCCTGGTGTTGTAAGGAGCACCATAAAAGAAGTTGGGTACAACAAGCCCGAGTATGGTTTTGACGCAGATACATCCGCAGTGATAACTTCTATAGAAGAGCAAAGCCCTGAGATAGTGCTCGGTATATCCTCAGAAGGAGCAGGAGATACCGCTACGGTTGTAGGATACGCTTGCACCGAAACACCCAATTACATGCCTCTCCCTATAAGCTTGGCTCATGCCATTTCTAAGAAGGTATCTGATATGAGAAAGGCAGGAAAAGCACCTTTTCTCAGACCAGACGGTAAAGTTTTGCTCACTGTCGTGTATGAAGACGATAAGCCTTTGTTTTTAAAAGACCTCGTAGTGTTTGTCCAACATGACCCAGATGTATCCTTAGATAACCTCAGGGAGTTTGTACATGAAGAGGTTATCAAGAGGGTGGTACCACAGGATTTGCTACAGAAGGACACAAGGATCATGATAAATCCCTCAGGAAGGTTCGTGCTGGGTGGACCTGCTGCTGATGCAGGACAAACTGGTAGGAAAATAGTATCTGACGCTTACGGAGATGTGGCCTATTCGGGAGGAAGTGCCTTTTCAGGAAAAGACCCTACAAAAACGGACAGGTCTGCATCCTACCTTGCAAGGATGATGGCAAAGCATGTAGTCGCTTGTGGTTTTGCAAAAAGATGTATGGTTCAGATGGCTTACGCTTTTGGAGTGAGTGAAGTCTTAGCCTTTGATGTGGAGACATACGGCACGGAGGTTATAGACAAAGAGAGGATCAAGTCTGCCCTACTTGATGTGTTCCCAACAGGACCTAAGAAGATCATTGACTTCCTTGATCTACGAAAACCCATATATAAAAAGACCGCTTGCTATGGGCACTTTGGTAAGGAAGACCTATCTTGGGAAAAGCTCACAAAGGTAGAGGACCTTAAATCAAGGTTATCTTTATAATAGTAATGATGA
The Hydrogenobacter hydrogenophilus DNA segment above includes these coding regions:
- a CDS encoding DUF2905 domain-containing protein; its protein translation is MESMGKFLALIGAVLLLMGIIMMLFEKLPLGLGKLPGDIVIKRDNFTFYFPLATSLLLSLILTLILNLLFRK
- a CDS encoding NAD(P)H-dependent flavin oxidoreductase; the encoded protein is MNLPPLKLGKKTAEIPIIQGGMGVGISWEKLAGAVAKEGAVGVVSAVGTGYRHPNLVKRDKFGRPIGSVYTHSKEALTKIIQDAKRISQGRGLIGVNILCAITDYGRVARDAVEAGTDLIISGAGLPMRLPEYVEGADVALIPIVSSARAMNLICRTWEKRYKRLPDAVVLEGPKSGGHQGFKYEECFMEEYQLENLFPSVLEEAKRWGGIPVIVAGGVWSYKDILFYIKQGAAGVQMATRFIATHECDAPLIYKEVVLNAEEEDIILLKSPVGYPLRVIRTPFVERLMAGYNGWNGCVSHCITPCNKGEEAKKVGFCIADRLGAAWLGNYEEGIFISGANGHLLKKQGIISVKELLEMLTGKRPDPTVESLTVSA
- the trmFO gene encoding FADH(2)-oxidizing methylenetetrahydrofolate--tRNA-(uracil(54)-C(5))-methyltransferase TrmFO — its product is MERVIVIGAGLAGSEAAYRLAEEGFPVVLYEMRPKRQTPAHKTDKFAELVCSNTLGSMEITSGSGLLKAEMELLGSLTLSAGRHAYVPAGSALGVDRNIFSEYITQKLLSHPNIQVIREEVKKIPRDEVVIVATGPLTSEELSEDIKELIGQDYLFFYDAISPIVEAESVDFTKGFWGSRYGKGGEEDYFNCTLTEEEYKVFYEELLKAQKVVPKDFEKAVYFEGCMPIEELARRGFKTLLFGPMKPVGLKAPDGKTPFAVVQLRKENKEGTLLSLVGFQTQMTYSEQKRVLRLIPCLRNAVFVRLGSMHRNTFIQSNKVLTPFLDMRKMENIFFAGQITGVEGYVASAATGIVAGINAGRLLRGERLLRFPEETMIGALINYITTKEGQLEPMSPVMGLLPPLEEKVKDKALRKKLLAERSLRVLKNFLEEFSLSEKEVKY
- the metK gene encoding methionine adenosyltransferase; this translates as MGRYIKMAESPTEGHPDKLADLIADALLDEFLKKDPYSRVSLEILLISGMTFVSGHVSTESYVDIPGVVRSTIKEVGYNKPEYGFDADTSAVITSIEEQSPEIVLGISSEGAGDTATVVGYACTETPNYMPLPISLAHAISKKVSDMRKAGKAPFLRPDGKVLLTVVYEDDKPLFLKDLVVFVQHDPDVSLDNLREFVHEEVIKRVVPQDLLQKDTRIMINPSGRFVLGGPAADAGQTGRKIVSDAYGDVAYSGGSAFSGKDPTKTDRSASYLARMMAKHVVACGFAKRCMVQMAYAFGVSEVLAFDVETYGTEVIDKERIKSALLDVFPTGPKKIIDFLDLRKPIYKKTACYGHFGKEDLSWEKLTKVEDLKSRLSL